One Deltaproteobacteria bacterium genomic window carries:
- a CDS encoding Bax inhibitor-1/YccA family protein — MYETRSGVLPAFTEAQVVSRFMQRVYGWMAAGLLLTAFIAWQVASSQELLRVIVFNPPIFYGLIIAELALVFGMSALSGRLSAMVIAGCFIVYSVLNGLTLSVIFLAYTMTSISQTFIISAGMFGGMSVYGFITKRDLTSIGNFMIMGLWGIILASIVNLFFHSEPMAYLISFLAVFIFLGLTAYDTQKLKRIALTAGDEESESLMKVTIFGALTLYLDFINIFLHLLRLLGNRK, encoded by the coding sequence ATGTATGAAACACGTTCTGGGGTTCTACCTGCTTTTACCGAAGCTCAAGTCGTTAGTCGCTTTATGCAACGGGTGTACGGCTGGATGGCGGCGGGGCTTTTATTAACCGCCTTTATCGCCTGGCAAGTGGCTTCTTCGCAAGAACTACTTCGAGTCATTGTGTTCAACCCGCCGATTTTTTATGGCCTTATTATTGCTGAACTGGCTTTGGTGTTTGGTATGTCGGCCCTATCAGGGCGCTTAAGTGCCATGGTGATTGCCGGGTGCTTTATTGTTTATTCGGTGCTCAACGGCCTCACCCTGTCGGTTATCTTTTTGGCCTACACCATGACCTCCATTTCTCAAACCTTCATCATCTCAGCGGGGATGTTTGGTGGCATGAGCGTTTATGGTTTCATTACTAAACGCGATTTAACCTCGATAGGTAATTTTATGATTATGGGTTTATGGGGGATTATTCTCGCCAGCATTGTTAATTTATTTTTTCATAGCGAGCCCATGGCCTATTTGATTTCTTTTCTTGCCGTGTTTATTTTCTTAGGGCTCACTGCCTATGACACACAAAAATTAAAACGCATTGCCCTAACCGCAGGTGACGAAGAAAGCGAATCACTGATGAAAGTCACGATTTTTGGCGCGTTGACCTTGTATTTAGATTTCATTAACATCTTTTTACATCTGTTGCGATTACTCGGTAATCGTAAGTAA
- the ftsY gene encoding signal recognition particle-docking protein FtsY yields the protein MLILILIIIILAVLLGIAGLFLIPYFVEAFRAPVAEVKVSGWGGKLAQLFSGQTKKREEIHAELEALLLSADVGVAVTQRVLTALQERKLEPTLTNYKTALKEILLEILKIPENFVQSQTVSTQVILVVGVNGVGKTTTIAKLARSYQQQNKKVLLVAADTFRAGATDQLKVWGERLSCPVVSQQEGADPGAVAFDGVKSGLAKKIDFVLIDTAGRLHSKINLMEELKKVKRVVGKAMEGAPHEIYLVVDATSGQNVLQQARLFHEAMQLTGVILTKWDSTAKGGSIFSVTQEIGVPVCYLGVGEKMTDLMEFNPHDFVDKLLS from the coding sequence ATGCTGATTTTAATATTAATAATAATTATTTTGGCTGTTCTTTTAGGCATCGCTGGCCTCTTTTTAATTCCTTATTTTGTTGAGGCCTTTCGTGCTCCGGTTGCTGAAGTTAAAGTTTCGGGGTGGGGGGGGAAGTTAGCTCAATTATTTTCGGGTCAGACTAAAAAAAGGGAAGAGATTCATGCTGAGCTTGAAGCGCTTTTGTTGAGTGCTGATGTGGGGGTGGCGGTTACGCAGCGTGTTCTCACCGCTTTACAAGAACGAAAATTAGAGCCTACCCTTACTAACTATAAAACAGCCCTCAAAGAAATTTTGTTAGAGATTTTGAAAATCCCAGAGAATTTTGTTCAATCTCAAACTGTTAGTACTCAAGTGATATTGGTTGTGGGTGTAAATGGGGTTGGCAAGACAACAACGATCGCTAAGTTAGCCCGTAGTTATCAACAACAAAATAAAAAGGTTTTACTGGTAGCGGCCGATACCTTTCGGGCGGGCGCAACCGACCAACTCAAGGTTTGGGGCGAACGATTATCTTGCCCCGTTGTAAGTCAGCAAGAAGGGGCCGACCCTGGTGCGGTGGCCTTTGATGGGGTCAAGTCAGGCTTGGCAAAAAAGATCGACTTTGTATTGATTGATACGGCGGGGCGCTTGCACAGTAAAATTAATTTGATGGAAGAGTTGAAGAAAGTGAAACGTGTTGTGGGCAAGGCCATGGAAGGTGCTCCTCATGAGATTTATTTGGTGGTTGATGCGACGAGTGGCCAAAACGTTTTACAACAAGCTCGCCTATTTCACGAAGCCATGCAACTTACCGGTGTGATCCTCACCAAATGGGACAGCACCGCCAAAGGTGGGAGCATTTTTTCAGTCACTCAAGAAATCGGGGTTCCGGTTTGCTATTTAGGGGTGGGTGAGAAAATGACCGATCTAATGGAATTCAACCCTCATGACTTCGTCGACAAGCTTTTAAGTTAA
- a CDS encoding Na/Pi cotransporter family protein, whose translation MFQFQHFSWLWFFGSLALFFYGIRLSRSGLQLWFGDRLKPLITTFTKTRWKAFFAGIFITIVFQSSSATAITLISFAGAGLVTVTQAMGVLLGADIGTTVVVILLSIQHISEMGLVILIVGVAIYLYSKSKKAHNFATILMGFGFIFFGLKLLGGVGASLGNTHDLMQIFVFLQRIPLLAFILSLVMTPFLSSAGTLGIALGLSFSGLIGLNEAFPVILGANVGSAITPLFSSFSERQEGRRVALAHFIFKAIGALALLPFYQNIVAAIIGLSGLMGVYFQMPSHQIALAHLLFNLALSIFFLPFIALGAKLVRWLLPDKGWEEESKYGPKYLNPDHLQNPLLAFANARREILRLCDLTYEIFRDCIQAFHRFDPDLISGLESKEDLANVIDRELRIYLTNVSADQLTQEQAGESIKLINTSNALEEIGDTVIQNILDLSGKKLNLGKNFSEEGWQELMDYHTQILQLFEMAISVLTLPNEELSRKIIHKAKHLRVYEDELREKHLERVKCRIEETVSTSALHLDALSSMKRVVKNIEKVVQIQL comes from the coding sequence ATGTTTCAATTCCAACATTTCAGCTGGCTATGGTTCTTTGGTAGCCTAGCCCTTTTTTTCTACGGCATTCGACTTTCTCGTTCGGGTTTGCAATTGTGGTTTGGGGATCGGCTCAAACCCCTGATTACCACTTTTACTAAAACCCGTTGGAAGGCCTTTTTTGCGGGCATCTTCATTACCATTGTTTTTCAATCCAGTTCAGCTACAGCCATTACCCTGATTAGCTTTGCGGGTGCTGGGTTAGTGACCGTAACCCAAGCCATGGGGGTGTTACTGGGTGCGGATATTGGTACCACCGTGGTGGTGATCTTACTATCGATTCAGCATATCTCGGAAATGGGTTTGGTGATCTTGATTGTAGGGGTTGCCATCTATCTTTATTCTAAAAGCAAAAAGGCCCATAACTTTGCCACCATCCTTATGGGTTTTGGTTTTATCTTTTTTGGGCTCAAGTTATTGGGCGGGGTAGGGGCGAGCCTTGGCAATACGCATGATCTCATGCAAATTTTTGTATTTTTACAACGCATTCCCTTACTCGCCTTTATCCTTTCGTTGGTAATGACCCCTTTTCTTTCTAGCGCCGGCACTTTGGGAATTGCCTTGGGTTTAAGTTTTTCTGGCCTCATTGGGCTTAATGAAGCCTTTCCGGTTATCTTAGGCGCCAATGTGGGTAGCGCAATTACTCCCTTGTTTTCGAGCTTTTCCGAACGCCAAGAAGGTAGGCGCGTGGCCCTGGCCCATTTTATTTTTAAGGCGATCGGGGCTTTGGCGTTGCTGCCTTTTTATCAAAATATCGTGGCCGCCATTATCGGGTTAAGTGGGCTTATGGGAGTCTATTTTCAAATGCCCAGTCACCAAATTGCCTTGGCCCATTTGCTTTTTAACCTGGCCCTTTCCATCTTTTTTCTTCCATTTATTGCTTTGGGGGCAAAACTAGTGCGTTGGCTTTTGCCAGATAAGGGTTGGGAAGAAGAATCCAAATATGGCCCCAAATATTTGAACCCCGATCATTTGCAAAACCCTTTGCTCGCCTTTGCCAATGCCAGGCGGGAAATTTTGCGGTTGTGCGATTTAACTTATGAAATCTTTCGGGATTGTATTCAAGCTTTTCACCGTTTTGACCCTGATTTAATCAGTGGTTTAGAATCTAAAGAAGATTTAGCCAATGTCATTGATCGTGAATTGAGGATTTATCTTACCAATGTATCTGCCGATCAATTAACTCAAGAACAGGCCGGCGAATCGATCAAGCTGATTAATACTTCTAATGCTCTAGAAGAAATTGGTGATACGGTCATTCAAAATATTTTGGATCTTTCAGGAAAGAAGTTAAATTTGGGCAAGAATTTTTCAGAAGAGGGGTGGCAAGAATTAATGGATTATCATACCCAAATTTTACAATTATTCGAAATGGCCATTTCGGTTTTAACTTTACCCAATGAAGAATTGTCTAGAAAGATCATTCACAAAGCTAAGCACTTGCGGGTCTATGAAGATGAATTACGCGAAAAACATTTGGAAAGGGTGAAATGTCGGATCGAAGAGACGGTTTCGACCAGCGCTCTGCATTTAGATGCCTTGTCTTCGATGAAGCGGGTGGTGAAAAACATTGAGAAGGTGGTACAGATTCAGTTATGA
- a CDS encoding alkaline phosphatase, producing MKKAPSLVIALVAILTLIMNLGCEKPPPLKDVKVIVPQTETETKPTTEAPQKVKNVIFMIGDGMGVGQVSQAVLYRQIRNPNGAKLNLEKLLAGHSGLMTTYSYTDVVVDSASAATSMACGIKTISEVIGMDPQGYPCETVLEKATKLGKATGLVSNTRLSHATPGAFASHRISRSEEANIADDHIEKHNVDLFLDGGLSFLIPQYKDPATKTPMKLSDIPECAGVDSSIDGKSKREDQKNLIDVAKQKGYQFVCTRQQLDALTLDANSKVLGVFTNSTFPMIQERRQLASVPSVAHMTEKALELLSKKPEGFFLMVEGGLIDYAGHDNDPGTLLQETLDFDEALGVAIKFVETHPDTLLLVTADHETGGFGFSYAKKDKVETSLPSGLIHPEKYDFANHAKFDLLMKQNKSFRALVESPVKKLYPKDPKVDKPITMIEAAKMLAEDITKNTAYVLSDAELQKALTRKPGAKDFETCDFAEFYPYESVHSDALGRAVAKQSNAVWATGTHTASPVLVFAMGPEKYASVVRGMIDNTDIAHIINAAFNGVDYQPKKLVLKGQGVPESSPTETKPSVPLQ from the coding sequence ATGAAAAAAGCCCCGAGCTTGGTTATTGCACTCGTTGCAATCCTCACTCTTATTATGAATTTAGGCTGTGAAAAACCCCCGCCGCTTAAAGATGTTAAAGTTATTGTCCCTCAAACAGAAACTGAAACCAAGCCCACGACAGAAGCCCCTCAAAAAGTAAAAAATGTCATTTTTATGATTGGCGATGGCATGGGAGTGGGGCAAGTTTCTCAAGCTGTACTTTACCGACAGATCCGTAACCCCAATGGGGCTAAACTCAATTTAGAAAAATTATTGGCTGGCCACAGTGGTTTGATGACAACCTATAGTTATACTGATGTTGTAGTTGATTCGGCCAGTGCTGCAACCTCGATGGCTTGTGGTATTAAAACCATCTCTGAGGTCATTGGCATGGATCCACAAGGTTATCCTTGTGAAACCGTTTTAGAAAAGGCTACCAAGTTGGGCAAGGCAACCGGTTTGGTTTCTAACACCCGTTTATCACATGCAACGCCAGGGGCCTTTGCCTCCCATCGCATTTCACGGAGTGAAGAGGCCAATATCGCCGATGACCATATTGAAAAGCACAATGTTGATCTTTTCCTCGATGGTGGGCTTTCTTTCCTGATCCCCCAATACAAAGACCCTGCAACTAAAACCCCGATGAAACTGAGTGATATCCCGGAATGCGCGGGGGTTGACAGTTCCATTGATGGTAAGAGTAAACGCGAAGATCAAAAAAATCTCATCGATGTGGCAAAACAAAAGGGTTATCAGTTTGTTTGCACTCGCCAACAACTCGATGCCTTAACCCTCGATGCCAATTCAAAGGTTTTAGGAGTTTTTACCAACTCCACTTTTCCTATGATTCAAGAGCGACGGCAGTTGGCAAGTGTTCCTTCAGTGGCCCATATGACCGAAAAGGCCTTAGAGTTGCTCAGTAAAAAACCAGAAGGTTTTTTCTTAATGGTAGAAGGTGGCCTCATTGATTATGCGGGTCATGACAATGATCCTGGGACTTTATTGCAAGAAACCCTAGATTTTGATGAAGCCCTAGGGGTTGCAATTAAGTTTGTTGAAACCCATCCCGACACCCTGCTTTTGGTGACGGCTGATCACGAAACGGGTGGTTTTGGATTTAGCTATGCCAAGAAAGATAAAGTCGAAACATCGTTACCTTCCGGGCTTATCCATCCCGAAAAATATGATTTTGCTAACCATGCAAAATTTGATTTGCTCATGAAACAAAATAAATCTTTTCGAGCTTTGGTAGAATCGCCGGTTAAAAAACTTTATCCCAAAGATCCAAAAGTCGATAAACCGATTACGATGATCGAAGCCGCTAAAATGCTAGCCGAAGATATCACTAAAAATACGGCTTACGTGTTGTCAGATGCTGAACTTCAAAAAGCCTTAACCCGCAAGCCAGGGGCGAAGGATTTTGAAACTTGTGATTTTGCCGAATTTTATCCCTATGAGTCGGTGCATTCCGATGCCCTAGGTCGGGCAGTGGCCAAGCAAAGCAACGCAGTTTGGGCCACGGGCACTCATACCGCCAGCCCGGTTTTGGTGTTTGCTATGGGCCCAGAAAAATATGCGAGTGTAGTGCGAGGCATGATCGACAATACCGACATTGCTCATATTATCAATGCGGCTTTTAATGGGGTCGATTATCAGCCCAAAAAATTGGTTTTAAAAGGGCAGGGTGTTCCTGAAAGCTCACCCACCGAAACCAAGCCCAGTGTTCCGCTACAATAA
- a CDS encoding TatD family hydrolase — translation MLIDTHAHLDFNNNSPQDIAGLIDRAKAAGVATIIHIGSGDGTKSYAHATTLADSFPNVFTTLGVHPHEANQVNAQVLQDIEKLSSHPKVVAIGEVGLDFHYNHSDHASQESAFRQFIALAQKVKKPLSIHSRNCDAALLKIMAEEKASEVGGIIHCFSSDYPFAKKMLELNFYISFSGIVTFKKAQSVQEAATQLPLNRILIETDSPYLAPVPYRGKPNEPAYVKFVAEKIAELRKISFEEVAHTTTANAKQLLKI, via the coding sequence ATGCTCATCGACACTCACGCTCATCTCGACTTTAATAATAATTCGCCGCAAGACATAGCCGGTCTTATTGACCGTGCCAAAGCTGCCGGTGTTGCCACCATCATCCACATCGGCTCAGGTGATGGCACCAAGAGCTATGCACATGCCACAACCCTCGCCGACTCCTTTCCCAATGTCTTTACCACATTAGGGGTTCACCCCCACGAAGCCAATCAGGTCAACGCTCAAGTTTTGCAAGATATTGAAAAACTAAGTTCTCACCCCAAGGTTGTGGCCATTGGCGAAGTGGGCTTAGATTTTCACTACAATCATAGCGACCATGCCTCACAAGAATCGGCCTTTCGGCAATTTATCGCCCTGGCGCAAAAAGTAAAAAAACCACTTTCGATCCACAGCCGCAATTGCGATGCTGCCCTGCTAAAAATTATGGCGGAAGAAAAGGCCAGCGAAGTTGGGGGCATTATTCATTGCTTTAGTTCCGATTATCCCTTTGCTAAAAAAATGCTCGAGCTTAATTTTTATATTTCGTTTAGCGGCATTGTCACTTTTAAAAAGGCTCAAAGCGTGCAAGAAGCGGCCACTCAACTACCCCTGAATCGCATCCTCATTGAAACCGACAGCCCCTATCTTGCCCCCGTTCCCTATCGCGGCAAACCCAACGAACCCGCCTATGTAAAATTTGTCGCCGAAAAAATAGCTGAACTTCGCAAAATCTCTTTTGAAGAAGTTGCCCACACCACCACCGCCAATGCTAAACAATTGTTGAAAATTTAG
- a CDS encoding PIN domain-containing protein: MVSYLLDTNILIDLCGGKRGKSFFQKILKGEEARIATSILCIAEFMAGAGRFEEKFLRHWIDSGELEIVYFDQLEDAYLAAKLRKENHLTLPDALILSCAIREKMHLLTYDADLLRNARHFISTSSP; this comes from the coding sequence ATGGTATCCTATTTATTAGATACTAATATCCTCATTGATCTTTGTGGGGGAAAACGAGGCAAATCATTTTTCCAAAAAATTTTAAAAGGTGAAGAAGCTCGAATAGCTACAAGTATCTTGTGCATTGCTGAATTCATGGCGGGGGCAGGCAGGTTCGAAGAGAAATTCCTGCGCCATTGGATTGATTCAGGAGAATTAGAAATTGTTTATTTTGATCAGCTAGAAGATGCTTATTTGGCTGCTAAACTGAGAAAAGAAAATCATCTAACTTTACCCGATGCATTGATTCTTAGCTGTGCGATAAGAGAAAAGATGCATTTGCTGACCTATGATGCAGACCTGCTTAGAAATGCTAGGCATTTTATTTCGACAAGTTCTCCCTAG